The genomic region agatgtatattggtaaattacagaGGTTTACCcaataaaacttagtaaaattatgaagtaagtggttaaaaatgatctttattgggtAAACACCAATAAAGGAGATTAAAATTTGTGAACGTTCTTCCGGCTCTTGACAACGTTCTTGTGTCGTTACATTGCATTTCCCTATggggttttttcctttttttttatttttacgtggcTTTAactcaaaatgttaaaaaatgtaaggCTCTGTTTTTCTCTGCCTTAATAAAAAAGTTCTGATTTTTAAAAAGGAGtgagacaggttggatttatatctgtgaaatgcagtatatttgttaataacattgtattagagaatgtgtttttttgttatccagtatatatttaagaattttgtcttcatgggaacacCCTTTTATATAGGATCCTGCTGCTGACATaatagagtggccaacccctttaacttttaatttGTGCTAAAAACATTCACCCAATTCAGAATTTTATAGTTTAAAATTAGGATATTAAAACCTTTCTCAAATGCATTTATCCTACACAAGTTTTCGATGAGGGAAAAATATGACAGATAGAAAACTAAAGGGTAAAATCTTCCTTATGCTTTATTAATGTTTACATTCAAAGCAGGATGTGAAATTTTGGCAAATGTTAAATGTTTTCTTAACTATGCTAATAAATGTGATTAAAATAATGGAGACATCAAAGCTGTAGGCATTTAGGATCATTTCCAATGTGGGCGGTGCCATCATGTGATCTTAGGGATGTCACCTCATTTTATCCTAGAAAAGAAGAACATTGTCCTGTACCATTCACACCTTGATCTCCTCAATCTCCAGAATGAAGATCATCATACTCTTTGCTCTGGCCGGTCTCAGCCTGGCTGTGGGTATGTAGATATAATACATTGTAATTTAGATGCTAATGTATTAATACAATCTATAgatcatacatacagtaaatgTATATTCAGCTGACTTGtgtcttttgtatttttttctttttgcatagaAAGATCATGTTATGATACATCAGGAAGTAAACCAACAAATGCTCAGTGCTTGGAATTTGCTGTAAATGTAAGTTTGAATAAATACTaatgtatttaactttttttaataacaaaatgtATATTTAGGCCTCAATGACCAATATAAAATCTCAATATAGCTAAAGGTTATTTAAATCTAGACCCATAAAGCTGTTATTTTAAGGCCGTTTGTTCAAATGTCGGACAATAATTTTACCTTTaaattttttgtgcaattttgcaGCCCATAGAAATGTTAACTGTAACTACAGCAgcaaaaaagtaataataataataaccaagGTCCAAAAATATTTATGTGACAGGGCAAAAGCAGATGCGGTCAAGGTAAAGCAGGCAAACATTACTAGAGGAAATCACAGGTTAATGTGCACATTACAAAGCTACTGGGGTCTAAACATAGACTTTCATCAGCTCAGCCTGTGCATGTTTGCTATTAACTCTCTAATGACTTGTCCCgtttttgtttctgtgtttttgtttattgctgcccaccttcaaaaatccatattttactttaaatatccatgtacagagctgtgtgagggcttgtttttatgTTAAACAATTGTACATTCTAGTGGCTGGATAATAATATTCTATATCatttagtgagaaaaaaaatataaaaatgtggaaactagtgaaaaaaaacacatttgcacaattttcttgCGTGctctgtatatttatgtattttaatttttattccaAATTATACTTTCTTCATATTCCTTGGTTGGTACAGTCACAGGAAATCCAAGTTTATGTAACTGTTAATATGTTCCAATAGTTATCTTTTtgtaccaaaaattttttttagtttttccatgTTCTATCACCAATGAATTTTTCATATTGCAGCATTTAGACAGGTCTCATTTCTTGCAGGACAAGATTATGTTTTTATTGTTGCCATTGTCCTTACTATACAACCTTTTAGTCACTTTGTTTGAGTTGCAAATTAGCAATAAAGTGGCGGTTCAGAGATTTGGCTGCTATTTTCTGGTACAGGCTTCACTGTTGGGTAGacacattttctatttttaaagaGCAGGATTTTGGGGGCACAGGGATatctaacatttttatgatttcacttgtttattgttttatatatgttCTAGTAAAAGAAAAGGGATTTCAATTTTTAGattcttgtaattttttttgatttttaaaaacttttcttttactatttgttCCCCAAGTGTGCATTGAACCTTAGGGTTTTAATCACTTCtgccatataatgcaatactgaAGTATATGACAGTTATATGACTGAGGTCTAAGCAACTGTCTCTGGCAGGTTATGGTCAGGATaaatgacaggcctgggagtcCAGCATAGACATAGCTGTCATAGTAACTGATGGCGACTCCCCCAATCTTAACCAAGGTTATGTAGTTCTGATCTACATTTACTAATATATTTCTATTGTCTCTTCTTATCTAGCATGCTCCAGCTTTCACTGTAAATCTTGCAATTTTTGTGTGTAGCTACAAAGGAAAGGTAAGTAAATTATATTTGCCAATATTTAATATCAATAAAGAatgtgttaccgtatatactcgagtataagccgacccgagtataagccgagacacctaattttaccaccaaaactgggaaaaactactgactcgagtataagccgagggtgggaaatgcattggtcaaaccccccagtagtatacagcctgccagcccccagtagtatacagcctgccagcccccatgtagtatttagcagcccctagtagtatacagcagcccatagtagtgtacagcagcccccagtagtgtacagcagccccctagtagtgtacagcagccccctagtagtatacagcagccccctagtagtatacagcagaaccctagtagtatacagcaagcccctagtagtatacagcaagcccctagtagtatgcagcaagcccctagtagtatacagcaagcccctagtagtatacagcctgcctgcccccacggcccttaaaaaaaaaacttatatactcaccctccgatgtcagcgcggctccccgatgtcggcgcaacttaccgatgtccccgatgtcagcgtgtcccgtcttctttcttctccgcggctcctcttctctcttctatcttccggcatggacgcggccatgttttcttctagcatgcgcatactatgacgcggccgctgctgacgtcatagtatgcgcggccactaagaaaacatgggcgcgtccatgacagaagaaagaagagagaagaggagccgcggagaagaaagaagacgcaacgcgctgacatcagagggtgagtatttaagtttattttttttaagtgggtaattttttttttttgttatagactcgtgtataagtcgaggggacattttacagcacattttttgtgctaaaaaactcggcttatacgcaagtatatacggtagttaattgtataattgtacatatatttatttttcgTAATTGTTTACCCACAGATCACACGAAATGAAGAGAAATTTAGGGCAGCTACGAAAGAACTTATACTCATACTGGTAAGATATAACATTGCTATTTTTTAAGAACATgtgctgtaaatatatatatatatagtcgtaCAATTACACTAGATTACTTACATAGCGAGAGAGGGGAAACATTTGTCAGGTTCCAATGGACACTGATAGACATTTCTGCAGTAGAAccttgtggggcagatttatcaaactgtctaaaagtaagaatgttcttagtttcccatggcaaccaattaaagctcccctttaaaatagccatgagcactggtaaaatgaaagctgaactgttatTGGttttaagaacattcttacttttatacagcttgataaatctgcccctacgtTTCTAATGTTTTTGGTGGCTTATGCAGTGAAGCATCTCAATTATTGTTGCAGCACTGTATGTATTTATACCACATGAGTGGGGGGAATGTATAGGTATTCAAGAGATAATAACAATCAAAAAGTTGCCTGCATACAAAAACCGCAATGTATAACAAGAAGAAGAAAAGCTCGTATGCATTAGGCAAAAAAGTACAAATTTTATTAGAACAATATTCACATAACATGTATTAAGGTAaaccttaaaaacaattaaaaagtgtgacAACACACATTTACAAACAACAAGTGGATCAAGACCACATAGGTCAATCCACATACAGCCATAAATATCTATATCAAATCCCCACAACAAAAAGTAAACTGTATAATGTATGCAAACCCTAGAAAAAAAGAGAGACTTCTGCAGTAGTCCCTTTAGAGGTCGCCCAGGCCGGTCCAAAAGTAGAGTACCAGATAAATAATGATATGGTCAAACCCATGTGTATGGGTTAAGAACGACCAAAATAGGGTGACCAAATCCAGGGATAAAGGGGAGATACGGTTACCATGTAGGAAAAGGCtgaaggcaccccacgcgttccgtcgcactcctgcgacttcctcaggggtaagtgccaaACTGTTGAAGGGTCCTACCTTTAAAGGTCCCGGAGTGACCATCTCCCCCAATCAAAGACGGCAAGTCCGCACAATCTGATAGCCATCAGCTGTATGATCGCGCGCCAAACATTATGCGCACGCGCCTATGTCCACACACAGGAAGTATCGCAatattatgcgcatgcgcagttcaGGCGACACAAAAGAGTATGTTATGCGCATGCGTCTGCGCCGCTTTATAGCAAAGATGGAATATAGACCAATGCCAGTGCGCATAATTGTGCGCATATAGAAAGTGTCGCAACATATTTCAAAACATGTAGCAGGTAAGTGAATATATAAAAGAAGAGAACAGTCACACACCGCTATAATacctgaataaaaaaaatgactaAACAAAGTCTATAATAAGTGCAGTGGAAAATTTGACTTAACAGAGGTCTATAATAAGTGCGGTAAAAAGTTTCTGTAATTACAGTGGTAAATTAGTCATCCCTTCTGATATGTGATCAAAtctaaacaaaatatataaacatgcaaaaatgcacgGTAAAGCTCTTGTCTAATAGTAAACCTAAATAGTGtagctaaaaaaattaaaattttttttaattaaatattaatattGGGTATTAATAATCGTTGTGCAGACTTGGATGAAAGCCAAGGAGACGGTCACTCCGGGTCCAGACAGCACCCAGATATTTAAAACATAAAAGTCAGTCCATAGGTCTCAAAAAGGAGGAAATACCTAAATACTCATAGTTTTGAAAACATGTTCCTTTTGGAACATGATTATTGATACATGGTTAAATCAATCAACAAAAAACGTAATATAGAATAAATAATGTTAAAGGGTAAGCAGAACAGCAAGGTCCAAGAGGCAAGAAGACTACTCAAGAAGACTGGACataagtgtaaacttaaattCGAAAACAAGATAAGTGCTCTTTTTTGTATTCTTTCTTCATTTTTCATTCCTTCGTTTTTTCATTCTTTCGAGAATCGATCCTGGGAAGCAGTAGAGATCACGCAAGGATAGATAAAGCGGAGCCCCAAATGTCAGGGGAAGATTCTAAAAATGATTTATCCATGGAAATGAATGATGAACGGGTGACGCAACTATGAAAAGTATCAAAGAATTAGTGTTAATAATCAAATCTGACGACGTGAAAACGTGATCGGAGAAGTAACAAGACATATCATTAAAGAGGAAaatcagtgtgtcatgtgtatgtgaAGAAAGTGTAAAGAATGTGCATCAATGTAGGGGGGCCATAGGGGTCCCAGACTAACAGGGGAGAAACTCCcgaaatgtgaaaaaattgtgaaaaatgaaattggtgaaaaaaagtgATCGTGTAGATGATAAGGGAAGAAAAAGATAGACCAAGCAAGAAGATATGATCAAGAAATGGGGGAAGAAACAGGTGAAGAGGAAGTGAAAAGATGTGTTGAAAGTGTAAGAGGGAgaagggaaaaagaaaggaagatGAGTAAGAGAACAAAGATAAAGAATCAAAGAATCAAAAGAACACTCACCCGTTCTCATGGATACACAGCCAGAATAGGTCATCGTTGCTTATAGAAACCTGCATGTGCACGTCTGAAGTGGGTGGCCACGGTGGCCCGACAAACAGGATTTTGACAATGGTAGGGCTTACCGTTGGAATCATCAGGGCAATCGTAGACGTTTCTTCAGACGTACCCCTAGAAAACAGATGAACCGAGAACCTTCCTCCAGTGAGGATTTTTTATCCTCACGAGTAAGCGACATAGAAAGCCAGGCAGGGGAAGGCACGGAAGGCACCACGCGTTCCAAAAAGAGGGGACCCCAAAACCGGGTCAGGTCACCCCAACACAAACGGGGGAATCAACGCAACAAGTAACCCATGATTGTGCCAACCAAAGATCGGAGGGGAACTGTCTTCAGGTTATAAATTTATCTACTTACATTCTTAAGGATGCTGAACTGTCAGTCCTACAAAGAGGCCTGACGTTCTCTCCTATGCAATGTCTCGACAAATTTGAACTAACCAAAgacgtttttcttttttgtagacAACTTGCATTTAAAATTCTTTTCCAACAACCCAACCTGATTGACACAGTACCTGAGGAGGATCGACAGACTTTAAGAGATCTTCTGGATTTACTGAATGAAAATGAAGCGACGGTTACCTCAGGTAGGAGACCGTGTCCCCTTCGATTACCATCACAACTTACACCAAATTTGAGCCTTGTACCAGCTTTACAACTTTTTTATAATCGGGTGACCAAGGAAATAGATAAACTGCCCGCTAACAAATACTCATTTGAAAACTTGAGTAGGGAAGAGAGGATGGCCATACAGACTCTCAGATCCAACTCCGAATTTGTCATCAAGGAGGCGGATAAAGGGGGGAATGTGGTCCTCTGGCCTCAGGAGATGTATTTAAAGGAGGCCAGACGACAGCTGAATAATGTGAGATACTACTCCCCCCTTCCTTCGGATCCGACTGAGGTCTTTAAGAAGAAGCTAGACCACCTTTTAGTTTCGGCACAAAACTACGGCATTATTTCCAACAAGGAATTTAAATTCCTATCGGTGGAGCACCCGGTGGTGCCCACGTTCTACATGCTTCCCAAAGTCCACAAATCTCTGACCTGTCCTCCAGGGAGGCCCATCGTGTCGGGGATTGGTGGGCTTTGTGAgaagtcatgtatgtacatagattATTTTTTACAACCTCTTGTGCTTGAACTTAGGTCTTACATTCGTGATTCCACAGATCTGATACTGAAAATCTGTGATATTAGTGTACCGGAGAAGGTTTGGCTGGTGACATTAGATGTCGAATCGTTGTACACTAATATTGCTCACAATGACGGCATTCTGGCCATTTCTACTTTCTTGGACAGTCGTTCAACTGGTGATAGGCGCCATGATTCCTTTTTGATCGATCTCTTGGGATTTGTCCTAAGACAGAGTTATTTTGTGTTTGATGGTAGGCATTACAGACAGTCCTCGGGTACGGCGATGGGTGCGCGGTGTGCGccctcctacgccaacctatttttgggttggtgggagggcgCACACGTGTACCCGTCCCCCTACTTTGGCCGACATGTGCTAGGATGGTTTCGTTTTATCGACGACATCCTATTAATCTGGGATGGACCACTTGAGACATGTGAAGAATTTATTACATCATTGAACCGTAATTCATTGAACATCACACTTACTTGTCATTCTTCACAGACCTCGATAGAATTTTTGGATCTGAAAGTGAGTGTGGTGGGAAACAGCTTGCAGACGGATCTTCATCGAAAGAGTACTGCAACGAACAGTTTATTACATTTCTCCAGCTTTCATCCTCACCATCTGAAAAATGGAATCCCTACTGGACAGtttattagggtgaggagaaattGTTCTACTCTTGGTGACTTCCGGAGGAATGCTGGTGACCTCACACAACGCTTCAGAGACCGTGGATACCCCAAAAAATCGATCTCAAGGGCTTTTCAGAGAGCACGTGATTCACAGAGAGAAAATCTGTTGCAACCCAAACAACGGACAAAGGAACCAAGATATGGCATTATTACCACTTTTAATAATCAATGGAACGACATACGATGCATCTTGAACCGAAACTGGAATATATTGTTGGCGGAACCGAAACTGGGTCATTTGATATCGGAACAACCCTGCCTGATAGCCAAAAGAGCCAAAAACCTTAAAGATCGCTTGGTGTCCAGTCACTATCAAAAACCTAAAAGATCTCTGATGAGGGGGATTAAACTTACAGGCTCCCATGCTTGTGGTGAGTGCTCAATTTGCCCACTTATGCGGACGAAAAAAGAGATTGTGGACTCGACTAACCAAAAAACCTTTAAGTTACGGGAGTTCATAAACTGCAAATCGAGGAATGTGGTCTATGCCCTGATTTGTCCATGTCAAAAACTCTATGTCGGGCAGACCACACAGGAATTAAGAAAAAGAGTGCAACAGCACCTCTCGAGTATCACAAATGCGGAATCACATTTTAACCAGGGCAAGGTTCTCTCAACCGTGGCCACCCACTTCAGACGTGCACATGCAGGTAGGACCCGAGGGATTAGTGTTGTGGGGTTGGATATTGTGAAACCAAACATAAGGGAAGGGAACATCACCCCGGAACTCCTCAGAAGAGAGGCCCGGTGGATCTACAACCTAGGGAGCCTTGCTCCTCGGGGGATTAATGAAGACCTTTTACTTTCAGGTTTCTATAAGCAACGATGACCTATTCTGGCTGTGTATCCATGAGAACGGGTGAGTGTTCTTTTGATTCTTTGATTCTTTATCTTTGTTCTCTTACTCatcttcctttctttttcccttcTCCCTCTTACACTTTCAACACATCTTTTCACTTCCTCTTCACCTGTTTCTTCCCCCATTTCTTGATCATATCTTCTTGCTTGGTCTATCTTTTTCTTCCCTTATCATCTACACGATcactttttttcaccaatttcatttttcacaattttttcacatttcgGGAGTTTCTCCCCTGTTAGTCTGGGACCCCTATGGCCCCCCTACATTGATGCACATTCTTTACACTTTCTtcacatacacatgacacactgattTTCCTCTTTAATGATATGTCTTGTTACTTCTCCGATCACGTTTTCACGTCGTCAGATTTGATTATTAACACTAATTCTTTGATACTTTTCATAGTTGCGTCACCCGTTCATCATTCATTTCCATGGATAAATCATTTTTAGAATCTTCCCCTGACATTTGGGGCTCCGCTTTATCTATCCTTGCGTGATCTCTACTGCTTCCCAGGATCGATTCTCGAAAGAATGAAAAAACGAAGGAATGAAAAATGAAGAAAGAATACAAAAAAGAGCACTTATCTTGTTTTCGaatttaagtttacacttatGTCCAGTCTTCTTGAGTAGTCTTCTTGCCTCTTGGACCTTGCTGTTCTGCTTACCCTTTAACATTATTTATTCTATATTACGTTTTTTGTTGATTGATTTAACCATGTATCAATAATCATGTTCCAAAAGGAACATGTTTTCAAAACTATGAGTATTTAGGTATTTCCTCCTTTTTGAGACCTATGGACTGACTTTTATGTTTTAAATATCTGGGTGCTGTCTGGACCCGGAGTGACCGTCTCCTTGGCTTTCATCCAAGTCCGCACAACGATTATTAATACCCaatattaatatttaattaaaaaaattttttatttttttagctaCACTATTTAGGTTTACTATTAGACAAGAGCTTTACcgtgcatttttgcatgtttatatattttgtttagaTTTGATCACATATCAGAAGGGATGACTAATTTACCACTGTAATTAC from Engystomops pustulosus chromosome 10, aEngPut4.maternal, whole genome shotgun sequence harbors:
- the LOC140104514 gene encoding uncharacterized protein; the protein is MKMKRRLPQTSIEFLDLKVSVVGNSLQTDLHRKSTATNSLLHFSSFHPHHLKNGIPTGQFIRVRRNCSTLGDFRRNAGDLTQRFRDRGYPKKSISRAFQRARDSQRENLLQPKQRTKEPRYGIITTFNNQWNDIRCILNRNWNILLAEPKLGHLISEQPCLIAKRAKNLKDRLVSSHYQKPKRSLMRGIKLTGSHACGECSICPLMRTKKEIVDSTNQKTFKLREFINCKSRNVVYALICPCQKLYVGQTTQELRKRVQQHLSSITNAESHFNQGKVLSTVATHFRRAHAGFYKQR